The following is a genomic window from Nymphaea colorata isolate Beijing-Zhang1983 chromosome 3, ASM883128v2, whole genome shotgun sequence.
CCACATGAGAGCAAAATTAAATTTCCACAGATATTGAGAAAGTAGTGTGTAACGGACAATTTAAGGAAGAGAAGGAATATCAACTAACCCAGCCTGCATTGGTATGAACAGGTCCATGTCCAGAAGACAACCAAAACTCATTGAAATATTGTGGAATAGATAACCCAAGGAAAAGAGACAGTCCAGTTATGAAAAGGTTTCTCATGGAATTCATGTTGGTGAATTGCAGAAAAGACAGCCCCACTGATGCTGGAGAAAGAATAAAAATAGAATAATGAGAAAGCAATTTGAGAAACGTCAGTAATATGAAAAGGCCAAACCACATACCTACAAGACCAAAGAGCACACAGTACAATGCAGCAAATATGGGGAAGGGTATGGACGCAAATAGGGCCCCAAATTTTCCTGCAGAAAGAGAAGGTGGCAGAATAAGGCATCGAACAGTAATGGAAACAGATGACTGGAATAGAGGTTGAACCCACCTAAAATTGAGAAGAATATCATGAAGCCAGCTGAGATCTGCACTACTCTGCGACTACCAACTCTGGTTAGCCCTAGAAGCCCGATATTCTCACTGGAATTtggaaacaaaatattttttatcgaATAAAGAGTACTTAAAAAAATAGTAGTTCCATAACCAAAATGTTGAGCTTTCTTACACAGAAACAGTAGAACCAGTTCCTGTACCAAAAAGGCCATCAAGAAGTATACCTATACCCTGAAGTCAAATAGCAGACATGAACATGGAACCCAGAATGAGGAAAGCAAGGAATGGGAAGGTGATCAATGCCCTATAAGTAAAATTACGCAAGAGGGAACTTCTACATACAAATGCAATTATGAGCTTTTTAGATAAAGTTTGGCTGTTCAAGTAATCTAAGCACAACATCATAAGGTTTTAAAATGATATAGTAGAAATTTTAGAGAAGACAAAAATTCAATCAACGAAATACATTTAAGCAGCAGAAAAAGTAAACTTATGAATACCACAAGCTGCCAATAACTGAAATGTTATTTAACCTTACCAGAATAGCAATATTTTTCTGAATACAAAATAGCAAAGTTTTTctgaaaacagaaagatgattTTCAACTCAACAtacattcatttttcaatgttttttttcttgtgtgtgtatgtgtgtatagagagagagtgagaaagagaaattgaatTATATTGTTgctaaatttaaaattaaaaggaaaaaacatgtgTCAATAGAATTTTGACCAGCCCACCTGCCAACCAATACCTCGGCTGAGAACATAAGCAGGAGGTGGGGTTGCAATAGCGAGACGAGATGCTGCCTTATAAGCACCAGTTGACTGCATAACTAGAACATGTAAGAACAGCTCCAAGAAAGTAGAAAAAACTAAACATAACAGTACCTCTATCATTGACACCAGAACTGCAGCCATCATAGCGAAAGCATGCCCTGCATCAAATGTTGGTGCACCCCATTGTAAAGGATATGGGAATTTAAACCTGCGGAAGACATTTTTGCAAATGGTGAAAACCTCCATTTTCTTAAGTACTTCAAAATAAAGGAACCTATTTGTACTAACCAAGGTGCAGAAGATATGAGATGGGCTCTGTCAGTACGACAATGAATTTGTGTTTTCACTGACGTGTGTCGATAGGCACCTCCAGCAGTAAGGATATGAGAATATAACCACATGATGGTGATACAAATAAGAAGTGGAAATCTTTCAAATATAGGCACATCTTTAAATGGCCTAACATGCTTCAAGTACTGCATTCAGGATGGAGCAAGTATCAGACAACATAGAATAAAATAAGTTTTCACAACATATGCAGTTGACATGAAAAGTGACAAACCTGAGAAACCCCTATGGTTATCAAAAGTGTGGGCAAACCAATTTCAACACACTTCCCCACCTGTGCTAGAATTGAACCAAGAACAAGTGTTCCAAAAGTAATCAGTAAAAGCTGCAAGATAAAACATCATAGATTTAAGGCAAGAGAAGCAGATGAGGTACCACTGGAAAGCCTTGCTCGAATAAGCCAAGACCAACTAATGCAATGACAGGTGCCATACCAAGTGGGCTGAAAAAGCTGGCAGATGAacagaagagaatgagagatgaacatcaatgaaaattttgtgctaTGTCACAAATTTTACAGCTTTCATAACATACCGAGAAAAAATCCCCCATGCTTGGCTAAACCCCAGAATTATCTGCAAGCCAGAAGCAATGATAGTGGCCCCTTGAACTGCTCGCATGGTCCATATAAATCTCTACAAGAGAGAAACATACTGAATGACTTTCTAAGACAGAAATATACAGAATGACTTCCATTAGCTTTTATGTTTTATCAATTAAACATACAAAATTTGTCAACTTAGAACAAggataagagaagagaaataaCTTCCTTGATAGGAAAGCATATTAGGATTCTAAAGATTAAAGATCTTAAAAGTAAGGATCAAATTATGTTACTTCATGGGGATCAGATATTTGCTGCAGCGACGAATCACTGATTATTGACAGAATTGGTATAATAAAGGCACGTGAACCTCCTACTACTGCTGGCAGACGTGTTCCAAACAATGCTTGCAGGAGTGTGTTGAGACCAGCCACAAATAAGAGAGTTTGTATAACACGGGCTTTGTCGTCCTGCATAAATTGTGAATCCACGGatggaaaaagatgaaaaattcaaaagataAAGTTAAACCAATAAATGTTGTAACTTAGAGAGTGAACTTTGTTAGCTTGTAACCCAACATACATTATTTCCACCCATCATTGGGACAAGCAGTGATGGAATCATGACAGTTGTACCCAGCATCAAGATATAGTTCTGAAATGCCAAGATTATAGTCTCAGCTGCAGACCAGCCAAAAAAGTGTTACTATTAGCAGCCAAATTGAAtagaaaaagtaaatgaaaaggaAGGATATGCAAAAGATCCCAGTTATTTTATTTTCGCATAAGAAAAGTTATAACTTTGATCAAGCAcatgtattttgaaaagaatttgGCATTCAGGAGAACTCCAGTTCTCTACAAATTTTCAGCTTCTCATCGCAGAAGCAGCTTAGAAATACAAGTTCGACCATAACCAGACTAAAGTCCAGGTGGGAAAAAGAAATACAGATGCTACTGGTAGAGAAAATTTAAATACCTGGTTGCAAGCCTCAGTTATCAGCATGTAGAGCTAAAGAGAAAATATCCTTGGGAAGCAAAACGGTTCTTTTACATTACAAATTATCCTTATAAAATCTGCTCTATCTTTTAGAGCAACCATATTCttaaatcttaatttttgaGTGTGTTATTCGGATCAGAGCTTTTTGACAGAAAAGTACTGACCGTAGCTGGTTACTGCTTCTACAGAAAACCTTCCCAAGTAATGCAATTTACACACCAGTAGAGTCTTGTAAGCTTCACATAACAAATGGTGGTCGCAATTTGCAAGAGATTAAAAAAGGTTTCGGGTGGATATGTAAAATATAGGCAGAGGAAAATAAAGCTCTGGTAAACTTGATAACTATTGATTTTAACTAACAACTAGTCCTGATTGTCACTGATCAAATTTCTTGGTCAACATGAGAACTGCTCTTTTACTGGTTTAAAACACGTTTGAGCCAGAAAAATCCCTAATTTAGTGTCTTCTACAGAGTAACaggaaacacacacacacaaacaaaccTATAAGTTCAGTGACGCGGACACCTTACACTTTAAATACGAGCCATTTTTGGGCCCTCTTTTAATATTCAAGGTTCAACTATATCGATATGATGTACACCTAAACATCCTGGTTTCCATCGGCTTAAGCAAAGTAGCTTCTTCATGAATAGAATTATAAAAATCTGAACAGGTACGACCTTCTTTGCACAGTCCAGAGGAAATCCATTGTTAAGATTACAAAAGTCCCGACTGCCCATGACATCTCCAGCACTCTCCCCTATGACAACACGCACAGattatgagagagggagagagagagcagtaaTGTT
Proteins encoded in this region:
- the LOC116250929 gene encoding nucleobase-ascorbate transporter 1-like isoform X2 translates to MLGTTVMIPSLLVPMMGGNNDDKARVIQTLLFVAGLNTLLQALFGTRLPAVVGGSRAFIIPILSIISDSSLQQISDPHERFIWTMRAVQGATIIASGLQIILGFSQAWGIFSRFFSPLGMAPVIALVGLGLFEQGFPVVGKCVEIGLPTLLITIGVSQYLKHVRPFKDVPIFERFPLLICITIMWLYSHILTAGGAYRHTSVKTQIHCRTDRAHLISSAPWFKFPYPLQWGAPTFDAGHAFAMMAAVLVSMIESTGAYKAASRLAIATPPPAYVLSRGIGWQGIGILLDGLFGTGTGSTVSVENIGLLGLTRVGSRRVVQISAGFMIFFSILGKFGALFASIPFPIFAALYCVLFGLVASVGLSFLQFTNMNSMRNLFITGLSLFLGLSIPQYFNEFWLSSGHGPVHTNAGWFNAYLNTIFSSPATVGLIVAVLLDNTLEVEKSKKDRGMPWWVKFRTFRGDNRNEEFYTLPFNLNRFFPPT
- the LOC116250929 gene encoding nucleobase-ascorbate transporter 1-like isoform X1, which produces MAEISHPPMEQLQDLEYCIDSNPPWPETIILAFQNYILMLGTTVMIPSLLVPMMGGNNDDKARVIQTLLFVAGLNTLLQALFGTRLPAVVGGSRAFIIPILSIISDSSLQQISDPHERFIWTMRAVQGATIIASGLQIILGFSQAWGIFSRFFSPLGMAPVIALVGLGLFEQGFPVVGKCVEIGLPTLLITIGVSQYLKHVRPFKDVPIFERFPLLICITIMWLYSHILTAGGAYRHTSVKTQIHCRTDRAHLISSAPWFKFPYPLQWGAPTFDAGHAFAMMAAVLVSMIESTGAYKAASRLAIATPPPAYVLSRGIGWQGIGILLDGLFGTGTGSTVSVENIGLLGLTRVGSRRVVQISAGFMIFFSILGKFGALFASIPFPIFAALYCVLFGLVASVGLSFLQFTNMNSMRNLFITGLSLFLGLSIPQYFNEFWLSSGHGPVHTNAGWFNAYLNTIFSSPATVGLIVAVLLDNTLEVEKSKKDRGMPWWVKFRTFRGDNRNEEFYTLPFNLNRFFPPT